In Nonomuraea sp. NBC_00507, the following are encoded in one genomic region:
- a CDS encoding sensor histidine kinase has product MPLTTTARSLFATRPSSRTILDAAITAVVLAASLARLSHGGAARLDAHDLDLVGAVLATFSALPLLLWRRFTLGVFLATAAASVAMAGIGYPDQPIGGPAAAILGPAAVTLGPTVALYLLAASRDRAAPWTMRTTGIVVGVFAAYMSAAAVAQAGFPWLELLHTGLAWAVAWFAGERTRLRREQMAVLEQRALLTAQQAERDRQLAVAEERARIARDLHDAAGHAISLIAVRAGAARLRHHRDPDRSLRALETIEELARQTAAEIDQVVGTLREPTPANGAVEVPPGLASLDTLIARHTATGLEVMLTSAGRSRPLAATADRTVYRILQEALTNAARHGTGSATVEIVFREATVELTVTNPVRAGGTPRSGGGHGLIGMLERARLLGGSLDTEHAGGTFRLHASLPDRGHHA; this is encoded by the coding sequence ATGCCATTGACAACCACCGCCCGCAGCCTTTTCGCGACCCGGCCGAGCTCGCGAACGATCCTCGACGCGGCCATCACGGCCGTCGTCCTGGCCGCCTCGCTGGCCAGGCTCAGCCACGGCGGCGCCGCTCGCCTCGATGCGCATGACCTCGACCTGGTCGGCGCCGTGCTCGCGACGTTCTCGGCGCTGCCGCTTCTCCTCTGGCGGCGCTTCACCCTCGGCGTCTTCCTGGCGACCGCGGCGGCGAGCGTGGCGATGGCCGGCATCGGCTACCCGGACCAGCCGATAGGAGGTCCCGCGGCCGCGATACTCGGCCCCGCCGCCGTGACGCTCGGCCCCACGGTGGCGCTCTACCTGCTCGCCGCGAGCCGCGATCGTGCGGCGCCCTGGACCATGCGCACCACCGGCATCGTCGTGGGCGTCTTCGCGGCGTACATGAGCGCGGCCGCCGTCGCGCAGGCCGGCTTCCCCTGGCTCGAGCTCCTCCACACCGGCCTCGCCTGGGCCGTCGCGTGGTTCGCCGGCGAGCGGACCCGCCTGCGGCGCGAGCAGATGGCCGTCCTCGAACAGCGCGCCCTGCTCACCGCCCAGCAGGCCGAACGCGACCGTCAGCTCGCCGTCGCAGAAGAACGCGCCAGGATCGCCCGCGACCTGCACGATGCGGCCGGCCACGCGATCAGCCTGATCGCCGTCCGGGCGGGCGCCGCCCGGCTGCGGCACCATCGGGACCCGGATCGTTCGCTCCGCGCCCTGGAGACGATCGAAGAGCTCGCCCGCCAGACAGCGGCGGAGATCGATCAGGTCGTCGGCACGCTCCGCGAGCCCACCCCTGCGAACGGCGCCGTGGAGGTGCCACCCGGACTCGCCTCGCTCGACACGTTGATCGCCCGCCACACCGCGACCGGACTCGAGGTCATGCTCACATCCGCGGGCCGATCCCGGCCCCTCGCCGCCACCGCTGATCGAACCGTCTACCGGATCCTCCAGGAAGCCCTCACCAACGCCGCCCGCCATGGAACCGGCAGTGCTACGGTCGAGATCGTGTTCAGGGAGGCGACGGTCGAGCTCACCGTCACCAACCCGGTGCGCGCCGGCGGCACACCCCGATCCGGCGGAGGACATGGACTGATCGGCATGCTCGAGCGCGCCCGCCTGCTCGGCGGCAGCCTCGACACCGAGCATGCGGGCGGCACGTTCCGGCTCCACGCCTCGCTTCCCGACAGGGGTCACCACGCGTGA
- a CDS encoding response regulator — translation MTRVLIADDDDLMRAGLAELLTADPAIEIVGQASTGREAVDRTRRLAPDVVLMDVRMPDMDGIAATRELSRIAPDTKVLILTTFEQDDYIFGALRAGASGFLLKRTRPEDLIAAVHTVAAGDSLLSPSVTRRVIDRMARQPVPDLSDQAKLEGLTPREREVLGLISRGLSNREIAAALLVEESTIRTHVKRILMKLGLRDRIQAVIFAYETGLNRP, via the coding sequence GTGACGCGGGTGCTGATCGCAGACGACGACGACCTGATGCGTGCCGGGCTCGCCGAGCTTCTCACCGCCGATCCCGCCATCGAGATCGTCGGCCAGGCGTCGACCGGACGGGAAGCGGTCGACCGGACCCGCAGACTTGCGCCCGACGTCGTCCTGATGGACGTACGCATGCCAGACATGGACGGCATCGCCGCCACCCGGGAGCTGTCCAGGATCGCCCCTGACACGAAGGTCCTGATCCTCACGACCTTCGAACAGGACGACTACATCTTCGGAGCCCTGCGGGCCGGCGCCTCCGGTTTCCTGCTCAAACGCACCCGGCCCGAGGACCTGATCGCCGCCGTGCACACCGTCGCCGCCGGCGACTCACTGCTGTCCCCGTCGGTCACCCGTCGCGTGATCGACCGCATGGCCCGCCAGCCGGTTCCCGACCTCAGCGATCAGGCCAAGCTCGAGGGGCTGACACCACGCGAGAGGGAGGTCCTCGGGCTCATTTCGCGTGGCCTGTCCAATCGGGAGATCGCCGCCGCGCTCCTCGTCGAGGAGTCGACGATCAGGACGCACGTCAAGCGCATCCTGATGAAACTCGGCCTCCGCGACCGCATCCAGGCCGTGATCTTCGCCTACGAGACCGGCCTCAACCGGCCGTAG
- a CDS encoding spondin domain-containing protein — MRPVQLFAGLTALCAGMVALPAAAQAKPMTTWTVKIQNLTPPGSQPLSPPVVVVHSPSVHVWQLGRFASRGVAAVAEDGDAPTLIKEISKRPGVRDAFAPASAPIAPGQSATFQVKVRPGDRISVVSMLVNTNDGFTGVDALRPRPGSIRTMAYDAGSEKNLETKATIPGPCCGNPMVRAPERRPISKHKGIMACGDLDRETYGWTGPVAKLTFAN, encoded by the coding sequence ATGCGCCCTGTCCAACTGTTCGCAGGCCTGACCGCCCTCTGCGCCGGTATGGTCGCCCTGCCTGCCGCCGCACAGGCGAAACCCATGACGACGTGGACGGTGAAGATCCAAAACCTGACGCCGCCGGGATCCCAGCCGCTGTCACCCCCCGTGGTGGTCGTCCACTCGCCCAGCGTCCATGTCTGGCAACTCGGCCGGTTCGCCAGCCGTGGCGTCGCCGCGGTGGCCGAGGACGGCGACGCGCCGACGCTGATCAAGGAGATCTCCAAGCGGCCCGGCGTGCGTGACGCGTTCGCCCCGGCCAGCGCTCCGATCGCACCGGGCCAGAGTGCGACATTCCAGGTCAAGGTACGGCCAGGCGACCGAATCAGTGTCGTCAGCATGCTCGTCAACACCAACGACGGCTTCACCGGTGTGGACGCGTTGCGGCCTCGGCCGGGCTCGATCCGGACCATGGCCTACGACGCGGGCAGCGAAAAGAACCTCGAGACCAAGGCCACCATCCCCGGTCCCTGCTGCGGCAACCCGATGGTGCGTGCGCCCGAGAGGAGGCCGATCAGCAAGCACAAGGGGATCATGGCCTGTGGTGACCTGGACCGCGAGACCTACGGCTGGACCGGCCCGGTCGCCAAGCTGACCTTCGCGAATTGA
- a CDS encoding ArsR/SmtB family transcription factor gives MQQHNGGQPTGAPPTDAQVEVAVAAFRMLSDATRLRLLWALAHGEHDVGNLVTAVGAARPAVSQHLAKLRLAGLVACRREGRRVLYRARDSHIRALIAEAVHHADHEVSRIPRHE, from the coding sequence ATGCAGCAGCACAATGGCGGCCAACCGACCGGCGCCCCACCGACCGACGCTCAGGTGGAGGTGGCGGTCGCGGCCTTCCGGATGCTCTCCGACGCCACCAGGTTGCGCCTGCTGTGGGCTCTGGCTCACGGTGAGCACGACGTGGGCAACCTCGTCACAGCGGTGGGAGCGGCCCGGCCTGCCGTGTCCCAGCATCTGGCCAAGCTCCGGCTGGCTGGGCTGGTGGCCTGCCGCCGGGAGGGGCGGCGGGTTCTCTACCGTGCCCGCGACTCCCACATTCGAGCCTTGATCGCCGAGGCGGTTCATCATGCCGATCACGAGGTGTCGAGGATCCCGCGGCACGAGTGA
- a CDS encoding ABC transporter ATP-binding protein produces the protein MERVIRLSDVLKTYPLSAGEVVAVDHLDLEIEAGEFVAIVGRSGSGKTTLLNLLAGIDRPTSGTVQAAGADLGALSESGLAAWRGANVGLVFQFFQLLPTLTVAENVMLPMDFAGKIPIGERRDRAVQLLKQVGIGDQADKLPATLSGGQQQRAAIARALANDPPLLLADEPTGNLDSAAADAVLKLFADLNGEGRTIVVVTHERDIRSIVGREITLVDGRVVSDEGVRK, from the coding sequence ATGGAACGCGTGATTCGCCTCAGCGATGTGCTCAAGACATACCCGTTGAGCGCTGGCGAGGTGGTCGCCGTCGACCATCTCGACCTGGAGATCGAGGCGGGCGAGTTCGTCGCGATCGTGGGGCGGTCGGGCAGCGGCAAGACGACGCTGCTCAACCTGCTGGCCGGCATCGACCGCCCCACCTCGGGGACGGTCCAGGCAGCAGGCGCAGATCTCGGCGCGCTGTCGGAGTCCGGGCTGGCCGCCTGGCGGGGCGCCAATGTGGGGCTGGTCTTCCAGTTCTTCCAGCTGCTGCCGACACTGACCGTCGCGGAGAACGTGATGCTGCCGATGGACTTCGCCGGGAAGATCCCGATCGGTGAGCGGCGGGATCGGGCCGTGCAGTTGCTCAAGCAGGTCGGCATCGGCGACCAGGCCGACAAGTTGCCCGCCACGTTGTCGGGCGGACAGCAGCAGCGTGCGGCGATCGCCCGGGCCCTGGCCAACGATCCGCCGCTGCTGCTGGCCGACGAGCCGACGGGCAACCTCGACTCCGCCGCCGCGGATGCCGTGCTGAAGCTGTTCGCCGACCTGAACGGCGAAGGACGGACCATCGTCGTGGTCACGCACGAACGCGACATCCGCTCGATCGTGGGCCGCGAGATCACGCTCGTGGACGGCCGCGTCGTCAGTGACGAGGGGGTCAGGAAATGA
- the cbiQ gene encoding cobalt ECF transporter T component CbiQ, producing MAAGHSHHLYVHAGTPVHRLPPQCKLLSLIAFIMIVVATDRERFWAFALYLLLLGAVAVAARIPLKLLLRRMVVEVPFVIFAVALPFLSQGERMTVVGVSMSAEGLLAAWNIVAKATLGVIGSILLAATTEPRTLLLGAQRLRLPQLLVQIASFMLRYVEVILDEMRRMRIARESRAFVARDLRHLPVVARSAGALFIRSYERGERVHLAMLSRGYTGTMPIIDDVRGSASQWALAATLPAAAVTILIGGLW from the coding sequence ATGGCCGCCGGACACAGCCACCACCTGTACGTCCACGCCGGCACGCCCGTCCACCGGCTCCCCCCGCAGTGCAAGCTCCTGTCACTGATCGCGTTCATCATGATCGTCGTGGCCACCGATCGGGAACGGTTCTGGGCGTTCGCCCTCTACCTCTTGCTGCTCGGCGCGGTGGCCGTGGCGGCTCGCATCCCCCTGAAGCTCCTGCTGCGGCGGATGGTCGTCGAGGTGCCGTTCGTGATCTTCGCGGTCGCGCTGCCGTTCCTGTCCCAGGGGGAGCGCATGACCGTTGTCGGCGTGTCGATGAGCGCCGAAGGGTTGCTCGCCGCGTGGAACATCGTGGCCAAGGCGACCCTCGGAGTGATCGGGAGCATCCTGCTGGCGGCCACCACCGAGCCGAGGACCCTGCTGCTCGGCGCCCAGCGGCTGCGGCTTCCGCAGCTGCTGGTGCAGATCGCCTCGTTCATGCTGCGCTACGTCGAGGTGATCCTCGACGAGATGCGCCGGATGCGCATAGCGCGGGAGTCCCGCGCGTTCGTGGCACGCGACCTGCGGCATCTGCCTGTCGTGGCCCGCTCGGCGGGAGCCCTGTTCATCCGCTCCTACGAGCGTGGCGAACGCGTGCACCTGGCCATGCTCAGCCGCGGCTACACCGGAACCATGCCCATCATCGACGACGTGCGCGGCTCCGCCTCGCAGTGGGCGCTGGCCGCCACCCTTCCCGCCGCCGCGGTCACGATACTCATCGGAGGACTGTGGTGA
- a CDS encoding energy-coupling factor ABC transporter permease: MHVPDGFFTVPMSLAAGAVAAGGVAYCLRKARDELDDRMAPLAGLVAAFIFAVQMLNFPVGAGTSGHLIGGALAAILVGPYTGVLCIAVVVTVQALFFADGGLTALGVNICLMGLVTVLTGYGVFRAVGKLAPRNRTGVVVASFAGAMVSVPMSALLFTGLYAIGGTSSIDPVTVAAAMGGVHVVIGLGEGAITALTVSTVLAVRPDLVYGARSLVRPAMLRTASGEMVPSRPAEGSHRAAPRLRPFLLGGVAAAVVLAGLVSFYASANPDGLERVATDLGFLSQAQDHPLDNSAFADYSVKGVDDERLSTGLAGALGVAISLGVGAGVTWALRRRARRRSDAKPLTPES; the protein is encoded by the coding sequence GTGCACGTACCCGACGGCTTCTTCACCGTCCCGATGTCCCTTGCCGCGGGCGCCGTGGCCGCCGGCGGCGTCGCCTATTGCCTGCGTAAGGCGAGAGACGAGCTGGACGACCGGATGGCTCCGCTGGCCGGGCTGGTGGCCGCCTTCATCTTCGCCGTCCAGATGCTGAACTTTCCCGTCGGCGCCGGGACAAGCGGCCACCTGATCGGAGGAGCTCTGGCCGCGATCCTTGTCGGACCTTATACAGGAGTCCTGTGCATCGCTGTGGTGGTCACGGTGCAGGCCTTGTTCTTCGCCGACGGAGGACTGACGGCCCTGGGTGTCAACATCTGCCTCATGGGGCTGGTGACCGTCCTCACGGGATACGGGGTCTTCCGCGCGGTCGGCAAGCTGGCGCCGCGCAACCGTACTGGCGTGGTCGTGGCGTCCTTCGCCGGCGCCATGGTGTCGGTCCCGATGTCCGCCTTGCTCTTCACGGGACTGTATGCCATCGGCGGGACCTCCTCGATCGATCCCGTCACGGTCGCCGCGGCCATGGGCGGCGTCCACGTGGTCATCGGCCTGGGCGAAGGCGCGATTACCGCGTTGACCGTCAGTACCGTGCTGGCCGTACGGCCCGACCTGGTCTATGGGGCGCGCAGCCTGGTCAGGCCCGCGATGCTGCGCACCGCCTCCGGTGAGATGGTTCCTTCTCGGCCGGCGGAGGGAAGCCATCGCGCGGCTCCGCGGCTTCGGCCGTTTCTCCTCGGCGGGGTCGCCGCCGCCGTCGTGCTCGCGGGACTGGTGAGCTTCTACGCCTCGGCGAATCCTGACGGTCTCGAGCGGGTGGCAACCGACCTGGGGTTCCTGTCTCAGGCGCAAGATCATCCGCTGGACAACTCGGCGTTCGCCGACTACAGCGTCAAAGGCGTCGATGACGAACGGTTGTCCACAGGACTCGCCGGCGCACTGGGAGTGGCGATCTCGCTGGGGGTGGGCGCCGGTGTGACCTGGGCGCTGCGCCGCAGAGCCCGCCGCCGGTCAGACGCCAAGCCACTGACGCCGGAATCGTGA
- a CDS encoding ABC transporter permease produces the protein MTVKLRRDLRAAWPRFVLMVIAIAVSLTVFGGVLNAWSAIGRETSGAYMSTEPASATIVLDRDLDPQRMAAIAAQVRERPGVLEATARAQFDGEIEVNGSKLDVALQVFVAAPDDPMRMVKFDVGQAGSWPPPPGEILIGQDSLGLLGVAVGDTMTVTTPSGDPVRLRVAGTVYDPSLAPSPQEQRGHAYLSTASLSTPGLNQLKIQVADPGTTEPSRDRDAAVAVAGAVSTWLQREHGLAISEIQVPEPYAHPHQWQADVLLLSLLAGGAAALLLSTVLVANMLNNLFTQQIPQIGIMKAIGAGAGRIARLYAAMTLSVAAAATLLAFGPAVFLGQDRLKGLLEMLGVQPVSLAAPWWSYAIMLAVGLGLPPLMALVPLVKASRITVRAAIDHHGLAAKASAATGVLARLSRLRRLDRGLLMALRNTVRRPARFWLCVGLLAGAGSVFVAGMSLTSGTQAVEEEKQALRYWDVEVKLAGLTEADTVAGAVGRVPAAARVETWQRVQVGIAAQGRLPVTRTYPDQGHGSIALNTLIAGRPAPRLLEGRWLNPGETGAVVLNQSVRAKTVPGLGAGDDVLLFIEGKPTTWRLAGIVEEREGAGGGVYATAEGLAAATGQPQRVNQVRVITGSHDERTRDAVAASARTAFAGAGVTVESAASISRTEAASAGHLGPVLLVLLGIAVPLGVLGGIGLASTMSTNVLDRIREFGVMHAIGARPRAVRRVVVAEGVFLALTSCVLAILPTLGLTAVLGAGLGNLFNNAPLPYRISGLAVAVWLVLVILGAALATDAAATRASRITVREALAYLG, from the coding sequence ATGACGGTCAAGCTGCGCCGGGATCTGCGCGCGGCCTGGCCGCGGTTCGTGCTGATGGTGATCGCGATCGCGGTCAGCCTGACGGTGTTCGGGGGCGTGCTCAATGCGTGGTCGGCCATTGGAAGGGAGACCAGCGGCGCGTACATGAGCACCGAGCCCGCCTCGGCGACGATCGTTCTCGACCGTGATCTCGACCCGCAGCGGATGGCGGCGATCGCGGCCCAGGTACGCGAGCGGCCGGGGGTGCTCGAGGCCACGGCGCGCGCCCAGTTCGACGGCGAGATCGAGGTCAACGGCAGCAAGCTGGACGTCGCGCTGCAGGTCTTCGTGGCCGCGCCCGACGACCCGATGCGGATGGTCAAGTTCGATGTGGGGCAGGCAGGCAGCTGGCCACCGCCGCCCGGCGAGATCCTCATCGGACAGGATTCCCTCGGCCTGCTGGGCGTAGCGGTCGGCGACACGATGACCGTCACGACCCCGAGCGGCGATCCCGTACGGCTGCGCGTGGCGGGAACGGTGTATGACCCCAGCCTCGCCCCGTCCCCCCAGGAACAAAGGGGGCACGCCTACCTGTCCACCGCATCGCTGTCCACGCCCGGACTCAACCAGTTGAAGATCCAAGTCGCCGATCCCGGCACGACGGAGCCGAGCCGGGACCGCGATGCGGCGGTCGCCGTGGCGGGCGCGGTCAGCACGTGGCTGCAGCGCGAACACGGCCTGGCGATCAGCGAGATCCAGGTTCCCGAGCCGTACGCGCACCCGCACCAGTGGCAGGCCGACGTGCTGCTGTTGTCGCTGCTGGCCGGCGGCGCCGCCGCGCTGCTGCTGTCCACGGTCCTGGTGGCGAACATGCTCAACAACCTGTTCACCCAGCAGATCCCGCAGATCGGCATCATGAAGGCGATCGGCGCGGGGGCCGGCCGGATCGCCCGGCTCTACGCGGCGATGACGTTGTCGGTGGCCGCGGCGGCCACGCTGCTGGCGTTCGGGCCCGCCGTTTTCCTTGGCCAGGATCGGCTCAAGGGCCTGCTCGAGATGCTCGGCGTCCAGCCGGTCAGCCTGGCCGCTCCTTGGTGGAGCTATGCGATCATGCTCGCCGTCGGCCTCGGCCTCCCACCGCTGATGGCTCTGGTGCCGCTGGTCAAAGCCAGTCGCATCACCGTACGCGCGGCCATCGACCATCACGGGCTCGCAGCCAAGGCGAGCGCGGCAACCGGCGTCCTGGCCCGGTTGAGCCGCCTGCGCCGTCTCGACCGCGGCCTGCTGATGGCGCTGCGCAACACCGTCAGGCGGCCGGCCCGGTTCTGGCTCTGCGTCGGTCTCCTGGCCGGGGCGGGCTCGGTGTTCGTTGCCGGGATGTCCCTGACTTCCGGCACGCAGGCGGTCGAGGAGGAGAAGCAGGCGCTGCGCTACTGGGATGTCGAGGTGAAACTGGCCGGCCTCACCGAGGCGGACACCGTCGCCGGCGCGGTCGGGCGCGTGCCCGCCGCGGCCAGGGTGGAGACGTGGCAACGGGTCCAGGTCGGCATCGCCGCCCAAGGGCGGCTACCCGTCACCCGTACCTATCCCGACCAGGGTCACGGCAGCATCGCGTTGAACACGCTGATCGCCGGCCGCCCAGCGCCGCGGCTGTTGGAGGGACGCTGGCTGAACCCGGGTGAGACCGGCGCGGTGGTCCTCAACCAGAGCGTCCGCGCCAAGACCGTCCCCGGCCTCGGGGCCGGTGACGACGTCCTGCTGTTCATCGAGGGCAAGCCCACCACCTGGCGCCTGGCCGGCATCGTCGAGGAACGGGAGGGAGCCGGTGGCGGCGTCTACGCCACGGCCGAGGGGCTCGCCGCCGCCACCGGGCAGCCGCAGCGGGTCAACCAGGTCCGCGTCATCACCGGCAGCCACGACGAGCGCACGCGCGACGCGGTCGCCGCCTCCGCCCGTACGGCCTTCGCGGGCGCCGGTGTCACGGTGGAATCCGCGGCGTCGATCAGCAGGACCGAGGCCGCCTCGGCAGGCCACCTGGGCCCTGTGCTCCTGGTGCTGCTGGGGATCGCCGTGCCGCTCGGAGTGCTCGGCGGCATCGGCCTGGCCTCCACGATGAGCACCAACGTCCTCGATCGGATCCGGGAGTTCGGCGTCATGCACGCCATCGGAGCACGGCCCAGAGCCGTCCGCCGCGTCGTGGTCGCCGAAGGCGTCTTCCTCGCGCTCACCAGCTGCGTGCTGGCGATCCTGCCGACGCTCGGGCTCACCGCGGTCCTCGGCGCCGGGCTGGGCAACCTCTTCAACAACGCGCCGCTGCCGTACCGGATCTCCGGTCTCGCGGTCGCCGTCTGGCTCGTGCTGGTGATCCTCGGCGCCGCGCTGGCCACCGACGCGGCGGCGACCCGGGCCTCCCGCATCACGGTCCGAGAAGCCCTCGCCTACCTGGGATGA
- a CDS encoding cation diffusion facilitator family transporter: MRQDEEQQMSVHSRPGPSHEQDHDHSHGHGHGHGHDEHDHGSPSRTLGERLRHVVTPHSHDAAARTDHALETSRRGMRTLAISFAVLTVTALAQVVIFARSGSVALLGDTLHNFADALTAVPLAIAFTVGRRMASRRFTYGYGRAEDLAGIVIVLIIAASAGLAGYEAVKRLINPQDVEALGWVAAAGVIGFLGNELVARYRIKVGREIGSAALVADGLHARTDGFTSLAVLLGAAGVWAGWPYADPIIGLLITIAILYVLRDAAREVYHRLMDAVDPALISKAEQIVAETPGVRRIGSLRMRWIGHSLRAEVDIVVSHELSLVEAHAVAVEAEHRLIHNLPRLQAATVHADPDGPEGTDHHAVLVIHR, translated from the coding sequence ATGAGACAGGACGAGGAGCAGCAGATGAGCGTGCACAGCCGCCCAGGACCCTCCCACGAGCAGGACCACGACCACAGCCACGGACACGGTCACGGACATGGTCACGACGAGCATGACCACGGATCCCCCAGCCGCACCCTAGGGGAACGGCTCCGTCATGTGGTGACGCCACACAGTCACGACGCGGCAGCCCGGACTGATCACGCACTGGAGACCAGCCGCCGCGGCATGCGGACCCTGGCGATCTCCTTCGCCGTGCTCACCGTCACCGCTCTCGCCCAAGTCGTGATCTTCGCGAGGTCGGGATCGGTGGCCCTGCTCGGTGACACCCTGCACAACTTCGCCGACGCCCTGACCGCCGTGCCCCTGGCGATCGCCTTCACGGTGGGCCGGCGCATGGCTTCGCGCCGGTTCACCTACGGGTATGGCAGAGCCGAGGACCTGGCCGGCATCGTCATCGTGCTGATCATCGCCGCCTCGGCGGGCCTGGCCGGATACGAGGCCGTCAAGCGCCTGATCAACCCACAAGACGTGGAGGCGCTCGGCTGGGTCGCCGCCGCAGGAGTGATCGGCTTCCTCGGCAACGAACTGGTGGCCCGCTACCGGATCAAGGTCGGCCGCGAGATCGGCTCCGCGGCGCTGGTCGCCGACGGCCTGCACGCCCGCACCGACGGCTTCACGTCACTGGCCGTGCTGCTCGGAGCAGCCGGAGTATGGGCCGGCTGGCCGTACGCCGACCCGATCATCGGCCTGCTCATCACCATCGCGATTCTCTACGTACTGCGTGACGCCGCCCGCGAGGTCTACCACCGGCTGATGGACGCCGTCGACCCCGCGCTGATCAGCAAGGCCGAGCAGATCGTCGCCGAAACCCCAGGCGTGCGCCGCATCGGCTCCCTGCGCATGCGCTGGATCGGCCACTCCCTCCGCGCCGAGGTCGACATCGTGGTGAGCCATGAACTCTCCCTGGTCGAGGCGCACGCCGTAGCAGTGGAGGCCGAGCACCGGCTCATCCACAACCTCCCGCGGCTGCAGGCCGCCACAGTGCACGCCGACCCCGACGGGCCCGAAGGCACCGACCACCACGCTGTCCTGGTCATCCACCGGTAG
- a CDS encoding Chromate resistance protein ChrB → MTGTTGQWALLAYRMPRQPSTLRITIWRKLDRLGVARLGDGLVALPADARTREQLEWIAEEIGEMGGTSTFWLAAPGSQGQEQAIAAEMRRARAAEYQAVILQARSAAQARPGERARTAKRLQAELRRIARRDYFPPAERDEARLAVRALAEESAAVKEEPR, encoded by the coding sequence GTGACGGGGACAACCGGGCAGTGGGCGCTGCTGGCGTACCGGATGCCTCGGCAGCCGTCCACGCTGCGGATCACGATCTGGCGCAAGCTCGACCGGCTCGGCGTGGCGCGGCTCGGCGACGGGCTGGTCGCGTTGCCCGCTGATGCGCGTACGCGTGAGCAGTTGGAGTGGATCGCCGAGGAGATCGGTGAGATGGGCGGCACGTCGACGTTCTGGCTGGCCGCGCCGGGCAGTCAGGGGCAGGAGCAGGCGATCGCGGCGGAGATGCGCCGGGCGAGAGCGGCCGAGTACCAGGCGGTGATCCTGCAAGCGCGGAGCGCGGCGCAGGCCCGGCCGGGGGAGCGGGCCCGGACGGCCAAGCGGTTGCAGGCCGAGCTGCGGCGGATCGCCCGTCGCGACTATTTCCCGCCGGCCGAGCGGGACGAGGCACGCCTCGCCGTAAGAGCCCTGGCTGAGGAGAGTGCCGCCGTGAAGGAGGAGCCGCGGTGA
- a CDS encoding energy-coupling factor ABC transporter ATP-binding protein, whose amino-acid sequence MVNSLLVEGLMHAYPDGTQALFGVDLSIDRGERVALLGPNGAGKTTLVMHLNGILTPSLGTVSVGGLPVARDNLKEIRRRVGLVFQDPDDQLFMPTVREDVAFGPANLGIRGDELEGRIRGALERVGMLNMIDRPPHHLSGGQRRRVAVATVLAMEPEILVLDEPSSNLDPAARRELADILRGLDVTILMVTHDLPYALELCERSLILSGGTIVADGPTTTILADSELLGRHRLELPYGFSVEMPM is encoded by the coding sequence GTGGTGAACTCTCTGCTGGTCGAAGGGCTGATGCACGCCTACCCCGACGGCACCCAGGCCCTGTTCGGCGTGGACCTGTCGATCGACCGGGGAGAACGGGTCGCGCTGCTCGGGCCCAACGGCGCGGGCAAGACCACCCTGGTCATGCACCTCAACGGCATCCTGACGCCCAGCCTGGGGACGGTCTCCGTCGGCGGGCTGCCCGTGGCCCGCGACAACCTGAAGGAGATCCGGCGCCGTGTCGGCCTGGTCTTCCAGGATCCCGACGACCAGCTGTTCATGCCGACGGTCCGCGAGGACGTCGCCTTCGGCCCCGCCAACCTCGGCATCCGGGGCGACGAGCTGGAAGGGCGGATCCGCGGGGCACTGGAGCGAGTCGGCATGCTCAACATGATCGACCGGCCACCGCACCATCTGTCCGGCGGTCAGCGCCGCCGGGTCGCCGTCGCGACCGTGCTGGCCATGGAACCCGAGATCCTGGTGCTCGACGAGCCCTCCTCGAACCTGGACCCGGCCGCGCGCCGGGAACTGGCCGACATCCTGCGCGGGCTCGATGTCACCATCCTCATGGTCACCCACGACCTGCCGTACGCGCTCGAACTGTGCGAGCGGTCCCTCATCCTGTCCGGCGGGACCATCGTCGCGGACGGCCCGACAACCACGATCCTCGCCGACTCCGAGCTCCTGGGCCGCCACCGGCTGGAGCTCCCGTACGGCTTCTCGGTGGAAATGCCCATGTAA
- a CDS encoding ArsR/SmtB family transcription factor gives MSMSAAHADALTSQQRGERFEVAASVLALLADRTRLALLSRLSLGEADVTTLTEAIGASRPSVSQHLAKLRLAGLVAARKDGRHVVYSLHHGHLRRLVEESLNVADHQIGSLPPHD, from the coding sequence ATGAGCATGAGCGCGGCCCACGCAGATGCGCTGACCTCCCAGCAGAGGGGTGAGCGGTTCGAAGTCGCCGCGTCCGTTCTGGCCCTGCTCGCCGATCGCACGCGGTTGGCGCTCCTGAGCCGGTTGAGTCTCGGCGAAGCCGATGTCACCACCCTCACCGAGGCCATCGGGGCCTCTCGCCCCTCTGTCAGCCAGCACCTGGCCAAGCTCCGGCTCGCCGGACTGGTGGCCGCCCGCAAGGACGGGCGCCACGTGGTCTACTCCCTGCACCATGGACACCTCCGCCGCCTGGTCGAGGAGTCGCTGAACGTCGCCGATCACCAGATCGGGTCACTGCCGCCGCATGACTGA